The [Clostridium] celerecrescens 18A genomic sequence TGGAAAAACTCTACCAGTGAAGTATGCTGGGATGTAAATTCAAGAGACGGACATATTTATGGAATTCCGTATTCCAGACAGGTGATTGGATATTTCTATAACAAAGAGCTTTTTGAAAAAGCGGGAATCAAAGAACCGGCAAAAACCTGGGATGAATTCTTTGATCAGTGTGACAAATTATTGGCAGCAGGTATTGCTCCAGTATCAATGGATACTGCAGATTCAGGCTGGCTGACTTCATTATTGTTAGGTGCCATGGTTGCTTCTAATGACGAAGGTGAAAAGTTTATGAATACGTCACTTCCTAAAAACTATAATACTCAGGAATTCATAGATGCAGCCGGAATGATTCAAACATTGTTCCAGAAATATACGACTCAGGATGCAATTGGCGGAAAATATGAGAATGGAGCCAGTAACTTCTTTATGGAACAGACAGCAATGATAGCAAATGGTCCTTGGATGGTCAGTGATTTCTATGATACTTCCATGGTAGAAGAAGGTTTTGCGGACAAGATAGGAACAGCTATGTTTCCGGGAAATGTTATGTATAACAGCGGAAAAATTGGTTTTAATATTGCATCTAAATCAGAAGATCAATTAAATGCTTCTCTTAAATTTGCTAAATTTATGACATCTGCGGAAAGCCAACAAAAAATGCTGGAAATGACAGGAGAAATTCCGGCTGATATTCATGTGACTTCCGATACCATTTATCCGCTTGTAAATGATGTTGTAGAAAACGGTAACCAGGCAGCTAGAAATATTAATGATTTTCAAAGCTTATGGTATGCCAACGTAGTTGATGAGATAAGCATTCAATATCCACTGCTTGCCCAAGGACAAATAACTCCGGAAGAATTTGCAACCGCATTAACCAAAGCAGCAGAGAAAAATTAATTGACAATATCAATTCTTTCCTCTGCCTTTACCGGCAGGGGAGAGAAGAATAGAGGTGAAAGAGATTGCGTGTAAAAAAAAGAATGATGGTATGTTTCTTATTACCTTGTATCCTGCTATTTTCCTTAATTTATCTAATACCCATGGGAATTGTATTTGTAACCTCATTCTTTGAGTGGAAATCTGGCGGAGTTTTTCATTTTGTTGGTCTTCGTAATTACATTGAGGCCTTTATAAATGATACAAGAATGCATCAGGCATTAAAAAATACCGGAATATGGGCTCTGCTTCAATCAACTGTCCACGTAGGAATAGGTACCATTACCGCATTTATACTATCCCGTAAAATAAAAGGCTGGAAGATCTTTCGAACGATATTCATGATACCCAATGTTATATCAGCAGCTGCCTTAGGCGTTATCTTTTTAAATGTATTTAACCCCAAATATGGACTGCTTAATTCCATGATCAGTACAC encodes the following:
- a CDS encoding ABC transporter substrate-binding protein encodes the protein MMKKDLGKVVGVLLIGVMVIGMLQGCGAKNNETGSKSDTGNTQVTDGGSEAGKIIEINFPTSWVGVSSSTEWFNDRLSAFNEQYSDKYKVVVEEIAGDQAYVDKLKVLYSSKSLPDVISTGGYNLIDSMKDQLVDLTPYVDDQWKNSTSEVCWDVNSRDGHIYGIPYSRQVIGYFYNKELFEKAGIKEPAKTWDEFFDQCDKLLAAGIAPVSMDTADSGWLTSLLLGAMVASNDEGEKFMNTSLPKNYNTQEFIDAAGMIQTLFQKYTTQDAIGGKYENGASNFFMEQTAMIANGPWMVSDFYDTSMVEEGFADKIGTAMFPGNVMYNSGKIGFNIASKSEDQLNASLKFAKFMTSAESQQKMLEMTGEIPADIHVTSDTIYPLVNDVVENGNQAARNINDFQSLWYANVVDEISIQYPLLAQGQITPEEFATALTKAAEKN